From Methylovorus glucosotrophus:
TGCTTGCTCAAGCAAGCCTGTAAAGAATGCCCCTGTTGTTGAAGACAAGAGCCCAGCACAAACCACCACCAGCCAAAGCTCTGACTCTGCTTCTACCAGCGGCGTACAGAACAGCAACCTGGCGGTTAACCCATTGACTGACCCAAACAACATCCTGTCCAAGCGCAGTGTTTACTTCGATTTCGACAAGGATGAAGTGAAGCCTGAATACCGTGATCTGGTAAATGCCCATGCCAAGTACCTGGTTGAGCACCCAGATGCCAAGGTTATCCTGCAAGGCAATACCGACGAACGTGGTACCCGCGAGTACAACCTGGCCCTGGGTCAACGTCGTGCTGTTGCTGTCAAGCAAGTGCTGAACCTGCAAGGTGTTTCTGACAAGCAAATCGAAACTATCAGCTACGGCGAAGAAAAGCCACAAGCTGCTGGTTCCGACGAAGCTGCTTACAGCAAGAACCGTCGTGCTGACATCGTTTACCAAGGCGAGTAATTGACAATGCGTGGTTTGATAGTAGGTTTGGGACTGTTGATGGGTGTTTCTCAAGTGGCGCATGCTGCGCTGTTTGGGGATGATGAGGCACGCAGGAAAATTGCTGACCTTCAGCAACAGGTGCAAACCCAGAATCAGGCCACGCAAGCTGCGATAGATGAGTTGAAGAAAAATCAGCAGGCTCTGGAGCAACGTTATACCCAGAGCCTGACTGACATGCTGGGCAAGATTGATGCACTCAATCAGCAGATCAGTCGTCTGCAAGGCCAACTGGAAGTGGCCAACCACAATATTGACATGACGCAACAGCGTCAAAAGGATTTATACGCAGACACCGATGGTCGTCTGCGCAAACTGGAGAGTGGGGCGCCAGCGGCGACTGCCGATGCAGCACAGCCTGCCTCAGGTGCTGTCGCAGATGCGCCTGCCAGCTCTTCGGAAGCCAAGGATCTGGATGCGGCCAATGCCTTGCTGCAGGCCAGCAAGTTCAAAGAGTCATTTGATGCCTATCAGAAGTTTCTGCAGGCATATCCTGCCAGCACTCACGCCGCAGACGCGATGTATGGCCTGGGATTCTCACAATTCTCTCTCAAGAATTACAAGGCTGCGATTGCTACGCAGCAGAAGCTGTTGAAGCAGTATCCGGACAGTGCCAAAGCGCCAGAAGCCAGCTTTAACATTGCCAATAGCCAGATTCAACTGGCGGATATTGATGGCGCCAAGAAGACCTTGCGCGACCTGATCAGCAAGTATCCCAAGAGCGATGTTATTCCTCGCGCACAAAGTCGTCTGAAGGTGCTGGAGTCCATCAAGCGCTAAACGCGCAGGCAATTCGCCAGAACTTGCCTAACTTCAAGTAAAATAACGTCTATTGATGGCCGACAACATTTCGTTGTCGGCTATTGTCCATTTATACGGCCATGAAACTTAGAATCCACGAAATCTTCCATTCGCTGCAAGGCGAGTCATCGCGCGTTGGCCTGCCCACGGTATTCGTGCGGCTGACTGGCTGCCCCATGCGCTGCGTTTATTGTGATACGGCCTATGCCTTTCATGGCGGCGGCAGTATGGAGATCGACGACATCATGCAGAAGGTGGCCGAGTACGGTGCGCATTATGTGACGGTGACGGGGGGCGAGCCTCTGGCGCAACGCGATTGCCATGTGCTGCTGACCCGGCTGTGCGATGCGGGTTACAGCGTGTCG
This genomic window contains:
- a CDS encoding YbgF trimerization domain-containing protein, with the protein product MRGLIVGLGLLMGVSQVAHAALFGDDEARRKIADLQQQVQTQNQATQAAIDELKKNQQALEQRYTQSLTDMLGKIDALNQQISRLQGQLEVANHNIDMTQQRQKDLYADTDGRLRKLESGAPAATADAAQPASGAVADAPASSSEAKDLDAANALLQASKFKESFDAYQKFLQAYPASTHAADAMYGLGFSQFSLKNYKAAIATQQKLLKQYPDSAKAPEASFNIANSQIQLADIDGAKKTLRDLISKYPKSDVIPRAQSRLKVLESIKR
- the pal gene encoding peptidoglycan-associated lipoprotein Pal; this translates as MNKSLVTSVLLAMMLAACSSKPVKNAPVVEDKSPAQTTTSQSSDSASTSGVQNSNLAVNPLTDPNNILSKRSVYFDFDKDEVKPEYRDLVNAHAKYLVEHPDAKVILQGNTDERGTREYNLALGQRRAVAVKQVLNLQGVSDKQIETISYGEEKPQAAGSDEAAYSKNRRADIVYQGE